The nucleotide window TCTTTGTCATCCGCTGTACCGGATCACCAGCTTGCCCCACCACGTCAGACGCAGCCGCGGACACCAGCTCCGAGATCACCACCAAGGACTTAGGAGAAGAAGGAggttgtggaggaggaggagaatgggAGAGTGGCCCCCGCTAACGGGAACGCTAATGAGGAAAATGGGGAACAGGAGGCTGACAACGAGGtagatgaagaagaggaagaaggtggAGAAGAGGAGGACGAACAGGAGGAAGGTGATGGTGAAGaagaggatgaggatgaggaggCTGAGGCAGCTACAGGCAAACGGGCAGCTGAAGATGATAAGGATGACGATGTGGACACCAAGAAGCAGAAAACTGACGAGGACGACTAGACAGCAAAAGGAAAAGTTCAACttacaacagcaaaagaaaaacacaaaggcCACCATGACCTATTCACCCTCCACTTCCTGTCTCAGAATCTAAACGTGGTCACCTTCCAGTAAGAGTCCCGCCCCACCCACCTAGGGCTGCGCCACTGCAGACACGCGCTCATCACCACCCCACCAAAACTACACCGTGAATTTGCAACAGGGGAGGCAAAAAGAACCCAAACTTCCCGGGCCCtgctttttttcttaaaagtactttaaaaaggaaaatttgtattttttatttacattttatatttttgtacaTATTGTTAGGGGGTCAGACATTTTTAATGATCTCGGGTGACCAAGCCAGCCTTTGGAGCATTCGCTGTCCTAAGTCTGACTCTACTTGTGGTGTGACCATGCTCATTAtctcaaaggagaaaaaaaaccttgtaaaaaaagcaaaaacaacaacaaaaaatataatCTTCTTCCGAGCATTCCAGTAGCTGTTTTTGTGTATGTACTTAGCTGTACTATAAGTAGTTGGTTTGTATGAGATGGTTAAAAAGGCCAAAGATAaaaggtttcttctttttttgtctaTGAAGTTGctgtttagtttttatttttttggggcCTGTTTGATGTATGTGTGAAGCAATGTTGTCCAACAATAAACTGTAATTTTATTTTGctgagttctttaaaaaaaaccataattttaaaagggcctggtacaactcttattacaatccacacatatgtccatggtgtcaagcacatttgtacatttgttgccctcatcattctcaaaacatttgctttctacttgagcccttggtatcagctcctcatttttcccctccctcatgaacccttgataatttataaattattattttgtcatgtcttacactgtcctatgtctcccttcacccacttttctgttgttcatcccccaggtagggggttatatgtagatcattatgattggttcccccttccccttctggcatCACTActttcatcattggtcctgaggggtttatctgtttccagctcttatctgtaccaatgcacattcctggtctagccagctttgtaagatagaattggatcatgatagcggggggtgggggaggaagaagcaataaagaacaagaggaaagttgtatgtttcatcggtgctatactgcaccctgactggcttgtcccttcctgtgacctttctgtaagtggatgggctttgggtctccacactgcactccccctcattcacagtgatatgattttttgttctttgatgcctgatacctgattttattgatcacacaggctggtatgcttcttccatgtaggctttgttgcttctcagctagatggacacttatcTTCATCTTTTGAaaggcatcatcagttttctccaccacatttgtttatgcacccactttgtcttcagcaatcatgtcggggaggtgaacatcatggaatgctagtttaatagaccaaagtgttcttgcattgagggagtgcttgagtcagGCCCTAAGTCCATTTTACAGAGCATTGTTAAGGCAGTGAAATTCTGTATAAAATCATAATAGTGGACACATGAtacctgcttccatggagttaattTCACTTCTTAAGGACCCTAAACAAAACCATACAACACAAACAGTGTTTAGTAATGTATCTATATTGGTTCATGAATTGCAATAAGTATACCACAGGGACTTGAATGCTAATAATCAGAAAGTAAAGTTCAGTGGAGTATATGATAAGTCTCTGTACTTTCTGCTTATTTTTCTGTAAAATATAACTGCTCCAAATCTATAAAATCTACCACTAAAAACTAGCAGGATGCCCAAGAGTAGCTTGCATGCAAGGAAGTGCACAGTCCCTAAGAGGATCCTCAAATGCCTTCCCACGCAGCGACCTGTAGACTGCTTTTCTTGAGACTTCTACAAAGATGACAAACGACCCCATTGTGTTGTGCAGTTTTCACTGTATGCCTGTCCTCCATCTCCGGGTGGCtcgctgctgcccaagaccttctGTCCCAGAACACTATGTGGTAATGTgtccagagacacagtgaggagaagtcatTGACTCTGGAGTTGAATGTCACAACTTAGTTATTTTATGCTTTCAATGAGTTGAGGATCTGGCTGCCTTCAAGAGGGCAGATGGAGGCCAGGCTGTGTTCACTCTGGCCTGGACCTGTCTTCCTCTACACTTTGTGTGAGCACGCTGTTCTTATAGAAGTTGCTCTGCAGCATGAGCAGGGCTGGCACCACCATCTCGTTCATTCTTGGTTGCTCTCATGTCCTGTACTTAGCAGAAACCAAGAACTGGCTAGATGGATGTCCCTGACCCAAGGAAACGGAGTGCCTCGCTTAACGTCGGCGATTCTGCACAGCTCCAAGTCATCTCCAAATGTGCAGGTGTGAAAATAAGACGATGAGAATGCTTTCTAGACGTACAAGCTGTagaattcacacagttgaatggtaAATACTGACAGTGATAGGAAAGAGGCCCATGTGTGTGATGTGGTCATTACAAGCTATCTATCAGGGAAGACAGGAGTGAAGAGAGGCATAGACAGAGGGAATGTAGTCATATTTTTTTTGGTATGGGTCATTTGCAGAAAGACAGAGGCTCATCCTTGCAGTTCCATGCATGACGGTGAGCTGCATAATGCTgccctctctcctccaccccGTCTGGCATGCCCTTTCACCACCAGTTCAATTTTCTATTTGAAGCATTTACCAAATTCCCCAGGAACTCAAGGACAAGAGCATTCAGTGATAGTGTTCCAGAGGCAGTTAGTTACAAAAGACAATTGGCCATACAAGTTCTTTCCCTGCAGTCTTGAACTTTGAGCCAAACACTTAGTTAGAGCACAGCTCTCTGACAAACCAGCCTTCTTCTTGGGTCAGCTCTCTTCCTTCACTCTACCCCATGGTCTTAGCATAGTTGGGCTGTTTGGGAACATGTACACAGTTCAGATTGTCTTAGCTCCAGTTCAGATTGTCTATGTTTTCTGAACCCAAAGATTATCTCTCAAGCcagaaactttatttttaaaacatacaaAGAACTTCTCCTGTGTTGTTCTATTTCTCCCGGGGTGAATGTCTGAAACGTAGACatgcttgttttttttaaaacactgctTTACAAATGGTCAACCAAATACCAAATGAGTTTCTGTAGTGTTGACTTCAATTTATGTCAACTCCATGTGGGTTAGAGCATAATTGTGCTCAATAGGATTTTctatgctgattttttttttagaagcaGACCACCAAATTTTCCTTCTGAaccaccatttgcaccacccaggggacTCTCCTGCCAATGTTAGGGTAACTATATATCATGTGACCTCAAGTGTTACCTGTGAGAGCTGTTTGTGGGGCATAGCCAGAGTGAGACTTCGGGGATGAGTAATGGGTTTTGCATGGGGCTTTTAGAGAAGAAGAGAAATGTTTGGATATAGAAGAAAAGAATCTCAATTTCTGCAATATGCAGACAGAAAATTGAAGCAATAAGAGCAGACTACATCCGTCCTTGTTTCCTGGCCACCTGC belongs to Tenrec ecaudatus isolate mTenEca1 chromosome 5, mTenEca1.hap1, whole genome shotgun sequence and includes:
- the LOC142449220 gene encoding LOW QUALITY PROTEIN: prothymosin alpha-like (The sequence of the model RefSeq protein was modified relative to this genomic sequence to represent the inferred CDS: inserted 2 bases in 1 codon) — encoded protein: MQKPVPEADSDHTWQKGDARAEAGSRSLCSRLSFDRAGGLHLGEVPPLAALKSHLCIVPGFRSRQPPPPPPRTRAAPSPESPNRTFFVIRCTGSPACPTTSDAAADTSSEITTKDLXEKKEVVEEEENGRVAPANGNANEENGEQEADNEVDEEEEEGGEEEDEQEEGDGEEEDEDEEAEAATGKRAAEDDKDDDVDTKKQKTDEDD